The Platichthys flesus chromosome 8, fPlaFle2.1, whole genome shotgun sequence genome has a window encoding:
- the LOC133958756 gene encoding cytoplasmic polyadenylation element-binding protein 4-like isoform X3, which translates to MGDYGFGVLVKNSSGNKSAFPLRIPPHLQPQHPHHPSNPPSPPSFVNNTCSTNGGSAWLFPAVAPHSNMQDEILESDKSKALDLQDMQEKSQVQPQALSPGQQEVGGGLGELEGSLPDDGSLEKGSLESSSGKEKLRMESPVLSGFDYQDSLGMGTSIAQSTSSSSLTSFNNWSPAVPSNQSPVVGEDVGGFFGPTGSNANGPPMLFQNFSHHAGPGFGAGGSFSPQIGPVSQHHAPTPHPQHYHPHGQGVPQQHRRSPASPHPPQQSFPPHPHRTGPFTQLPHLTTAQNKPPSPWGSYQSPSTPTSTSWSPGGYGSWGGTQGVREYRRGVGGGMSGLNSISPLKKSFPNNQVPSQKFPRNSSGFNHKGWVEDSMGRNDSIYPFQQERTRSFDGFSMHSLENSLIDIMRAEQDSLKGRYNFSHQGGDGPLPMNGHSSLFPMEDERSFGEDESGDQGLPGLGSAHCFPHLNGERVERYSRKVFVGGLPPDIDEDEITASFRRFGHLFVDWPHKAESKSYFPPKGYAFLLFQDESSVQALIDACIQEDSKLYLCVSSPTIKDKPVQIRPWNLNDSDFVMDGSQPLDPRKTIFVGGVPRPLRAVELAMIMDRLYGGVCYAGIDTDPELKYPKGAGRVAFSNQQSYIAAISARFVQLQHGEIDKRVEVKPYVLDDQLCDECQGTRCGGKFAPFFCANVTCLQYYCEYCWAAIHSRAGREFHKPLVKEGGDRPRHISFRWN; encoded by the exons ATGGGGGACTACGGGTTCGGAGTTCTGGTGAAGAACAGCAGTGGTAACAAATCTGCCTTCCCCTTGCGgatccctcctcacctccaacCCCAGCACCCACACCACCCCTCcaacccccccagccccccttCCTTCGTAAACAACACCTGCTCCACCAATGGGGGCAGCGCTTGGCTGTTCCCCGCCGTAGCCCCGCACAGTAACATGCAAGATGAGATTCTGGAGTCAGACAAGTCCAAGGCCTTGGACCTCCAGGACATGCAGGAGAAGTCTCAGGTCCAGCCCCAGGCCTTGTCTCCTGGCCAGCAGGAGGTCGGGGGAGGCCTAGGAGAGCTTGAGGGTTCACTCCCTGACGATGGTTCGCTGGAGAAGGGTTCTTTGGAGAGCAGCAGTGGCAAAGAGAAGCTGAGGATGGAGTCCCCAGTGCTTAGTGGGTTTGACTACCAGGACAGCCTGGGAATGGGTACGAGCATTGCACAGTCCACCTCCTCATCTTCGCTGACCAGCTTTAACAACTGGTCCCCTGCTGTCCCATCCAACCAGTCTCCAGTGGTCGGAGAAGATGTAGGAGGGTTCTTTGGCCCGACTGGCTCCAACGCCAACGGACCTCCCATGCTGTTCCAGAACTTCTCCCACCACGCAGGTCCTGGCTTTGGTGCGGGGGGGAGTTTCTCCCCACAGATCGGGCCAGTCTCTCAGCACCACGCACCCACACCTCACCCCCAACACTACCACCCCCACGGCCAGGGGGTCCCACAGCAGCACAGGCGCTCCCCAGCTAGCCCTCATCCACCGCAGCAGTCTTTCCCTCCGCACCCCCACCGCACCGGACCCTTCACCCAGCTCCCCCACCTCACTACTGCCCAGAATAAACCCCCCTCTCCTTGGGGAAGCTACCAGAGTCCCTCCACTCCCACATCCACCTCCTGGAGCCCTGGTGGGTATGGTAGCTGGGGAGGCACACAGGGGGTGCGAGAGTATCGGCGGGGGGTAGGTGGAGGTATGTCGGGCCTTAACTCCATCTCCCCGCTGAAGAAGTCCTTCCCTAACAACCAG GTTCCCTCTCAGAAGTTCCCCAGAAATAGTTCTGGCTTCAATCACAAGGGCTGGGTGGAGGACAGCATGGGCCGCAATGACAGCATCTACCCTTTCCAA cAGGAGAGAACACGGTCTTTTGATGGTTTCAGTATGCACTCTCTGGAGAATTCACTGATTGACATTATGAGGGCTGAGCAGGATTCCTTGAAAG GACGTTACAACTTCTCTCACCAGGGTGGAGACGGGCCTCTACCTATGAATG GtcattcctctctgtttcccatGGAGGATGAGCGCTCTTTTGGAGAGGACGAGTCAGGTGACCAGGGGCTTCCTGGCCTCGGCTCAGCTCACTGTTTCCCCCACCTTAATGGTGAACGTGTGGAACGATATTCTCGTAAGGTGTTTGTAGGAGGTCTGCCCCCAGACATAGATGAAG atgAGATCACTGCAAGTTTCCGTCGGTTTGGTCATTTGTTTGTAGACTGGCCTCACAAGGCAGAGAGCAAGTCCTATTTCCCACCAAAAG GATATGCATTTTTGCTGTTCCAAGACGAGAGCTCTGTTCAGGCTCTGATTGATGCCTGCATTCAGGAGGATAGTAAACTGTACCTGTGTGTCTCTAGCCCCACCATCAAAGACAAGCCT GTCCAGATCCGACCCTGGAACCTAAATGACAGTGATTTTGTAATGGATGGCTCTCAGCCATTGGACCCGAGGAAGACCATCTTTGTAGGAGGTGTCCCTCGTCCCCTTCGTGCAG TGGAGCTTGCCATGATTATGGACCGTCTGTATGGGGGAGTGTGTTACGCTGGGATCGACACAGACCCTGAACTCAAGTATCCAAAAGGGGCGGGAAGAGTGGCCTTCTCCAATCAGCAAAGCTACATTGCAGCCATTAGTGCCCGAtttgttcagctgcagcacgGGGAGATTGATAAACGG GTGGAAGTGAAGCCATATGTCCTGGACGACCAGCTGTGTGACGAGTGCCAGGGCACCCGCTGTGGGGGGAAGTTTGCTCCTTTCTTCTGCGCCAACGTGACCTGTCTGCAGTACTACTGTGAGTACTGCTGGGCAGCCATCCACTCCCGGGCTGGCCGCGAGTTCCACAAGCCGCtggtgaaggagggaggggatcGGCCACGACACATCTCTTTCCGCTGGAACTGA
- the LOC133958756 gene encoding cytoplasmic polyadenylation element-binding protein 4-like isoform X1 yields the protein MGDYGFGVLVKNSSGNKSAFPLRIPPHLQPQHPHHPSNPPSPPSFVNNTCSTNGGSAWLFPAVAPHSNMQDEILESDKSKALDLQDMQEKSQVQPQALSPGQQEVGGGLGELEGSLPDDGSLEKGSLESSSGKEKLRMESPVLSGFDYQDSLGMGTSIAQSTSSSSLTSFNNWSPAVPSNQSPVVGEDVGGFFGPTGSNANGPPMLFQNFSHHAGPGFGAGGSFSPQIGPVSQHHAPTPHPQHYHPHGQGVPQQHRRSPASPHPPQQSFPPHPHRTGPFTQLPHLTTAQNKPPSPWGSYQSPSTPTSTSWSPGGYGSWGGTQGVREYRRGVGGGMSGLNSISPLKKSFPNNQVPSQKFPRNSSGFNHKGWVEDSMGRNDSIYPFQQERTRSFDGFSMHSLENSLIDIMRAEQDSLKGRYNFSHQGGDGPLPMNARSYGRRRGHSSLFPMEDERSFGEDESGDQGLPGLGSAHCFPHLNGERVERYSRKVFVGGLPPDIDEDEITASFRRFGHLFVDWPHKAESKSYFPPKGYAFLLFQDESSVQALIDACIQEDSKLYLCVSSPTIKDKPVQIRPWNLNDSDFVMDGSQPLDPRKTIFVGGVPRPLRAVELAMIMDRLYGGVCYAGIDTDPELKYPKGAGRVAFSNQQSYIAAISARFVQLQHGEIDKRVEVKPYVLDDQLCDECQGTRCGGKFAPFFCANVTCLQYYCEYCWAAIHSRAGREFHKPLVKEGGDRPRHISFRWN from the exons ATGGGGGACTACGGGTTCGGAGTTCTGGTGAAGAACAGCAGTGGTAACAAATCTGCCTTCCCCTTGCGgatccctcctcacctccaacCCCAGCACCCACACCACCCCTCcaacccccccagccccccttCCTTCGTAAACAACACCTGCTCCACCAATGGGGGCAGCGCTTGGCTGTTCCCCGCCGTAGCCCCGCACAGTAACATGCAAGATGAGATTCTGGAGTCAGACAAGTCCAAGGCCTTGGACCTCCAGGACATGCAGGAGAAGTCTCAGGTCCAGCCCCAGGCCTTGTCTCCTGGCCAGCAGGAGGTCGGGGGAGGCCTAGGAGAGCTTGAGGGTTCACTCCCTGACGATGGTTCGCTGGAGAAGGGTTCTTTGGAGAGCAGCAGTGGCAAAGAGAAGCTGAGGATGGAGTCCCCAGTGCTTAGTGGGTTTGACTACCAGGACAGCCTGGGAATGGGTACGAGCATTGCACAGTCCACCTCCTCATCTTCGCTGACCAGCTTTAACAACTGGTCCCCTGCTGTCCCATCCAACCAGTCTCCAGTGGTCGGAGAAGATGTAGGAGGGTTCTTTGGCCCGACTGGCTCCAACGCCAACGGACCTCCCATGCTGTTCCAGAACTTCTCCCACCACGCAGGTCCTGGCTTTGGTGCGGGGGGGAGTTTCTCCCCACAGATCGGGCCAGTCTCTCAGCACCACGCACCCACACCTCACCCCCAACACTACCACCCCCACGGCCAGGGGGTCCCACAGCAGCACAGGCGCTCCCCAGCTAGCCCTCATCCACCGCAGCAGTCTTTCCCTCCGCACCCCCACCGCACCGGACCCTTCACCCAGCTCCCCCACCTCACTACTGCCCAGAATAAACCCCCCTCTCCTTGGGGAAGCTACCAGAGTCCCTCCACTCCCACATCCACCTCCTGGAGCCCTGGTGGGTATGGTAGCTGGGGAGGCACACAGGGGGTGCGAGAGTATCGGCGGGGGGTAGGTGGAGGTATGTCGGGCCTTAACTCCATCTCCCCGCTGAAGAAGTCCTTCCCTAACAACCAG GTTCCCTCTCAGAAGTTCCCCAGAAATAGTTCTGGCTTCAATCACAAGGGCTGGGTGGAGGACAGCATGGGCCGCAATGACAGCATCTACCCTTTCCAA cAGGAGAGAACACGGTCTTTTGATGGTTTCAGTATGCACTCTCTGGAGAATTCACTGATTGACATTATGAGGGCTGAGCAGGATTCCTTGAAAG GACGTTACAACTTCTCTCACCAGGGTGGAGACGGGCCTCTACCTATGAATG CAAGAAGTTATGGCAGAAGACGAG GtcattcctctctgtttcccatGGAGGATGAGCGCTCTTTTGGAGAGGACGAGTCAGGTGACCAGGGGCTTCCTGGCCTCGGCTCAGCTCACTGTTTCCCCCACCTTAATGGTGAACGTGTGGAACGATATTCTCGTAAGGTGTTTGTAGGAGGTCTGCCCCCAGACATAGATGAAG atgAGATCACTGCAAGTTTCCGTCGGTTTGGTCATTTGTTTGTAGACTGGCCTCACAAGGCAGAGAGCAAGTCCTATTTCCCACCAAAAG GATATGCATTTTTGCTGTTCCAAGACGAGAGCTCTGTTCAGGCTCTGATTGATGCCTGCATTCAGGAGGATAGTAAACTGTACCTGTGTGTCTCTAGCCCCACCATCAAAGACAAGCCT GTCCAGATCCGACCCTGGAACCTAAATGACAGTGATTTTGTAATGGATGGCTCTCAGCCATTGGACCCGAGGAAGACCATCTTTGTAGGAGGTGTCCCTCGTCCCCTTCGTGCAG TGGAGCTTGCCATGATTATGGACCGTCTGTATGGGGGAGTGTGTTACGCTGGGATCGACACAGACCCTGAACTCAAGTATCCAAAAGGGGCGGGAAGAGTGGCCTTCTCCAATCAGCAAAGCTACATTGCAGCCATTAGTGCCCGAtttgttcagctgcagcacgGGGAGATTGATAAACGG GTGGAAGTGAAGCCATATGTCCTGGACGACCAGCTGTGTGACGAGTGCCAGGGCACCCGCTGTGGGGGGAAGTTTGCTCCTTTCTTCTGCGCCAACGTGACCTGTCTGCAGTACTACTGTGAGTACTGCTGGGCAGCCATCCACTCCCGGGCTGGCCGCGAGTTCCACAAGCCGCtggtgaaggagggaggggatcGGCCACGACACATCTCTTTCCGCTGGAACTGA
- the LOC133958756 gene encoding cytoplasmic polyadenylation element-binding protein 4-like isoform X2 — translation MGDYGFGVLVKNSSGNKSAFPLRIPPHLQPQHPHHPSNPPSPPSFVNNTCSTNGGSAWLFPAVAPHSNMQDEILESDKSKALDLQDMQEKSQVQPQALSPGQQEVGGGLGELEGSLPDDGSLEKGSLESSSGKEKLRMESPVLSGFDYQDSLGMGTSIAQSTSSSSLTSFNNWSPAVPSNQSPVVGEDVGGFFGPTGSNANGPPMLFQNFSHHAGPGFGAGGSFSPQIGPVSQHHAPTPHPQHYHPHGQGVPQQHRRSPASPHPPQQSFPPHPHRTGPFTQLPHLTTAQNKPPSPWGSYQSPSTPTSTSWSPGGYGSWGGTQGVREYRRGVGGGMSGLNSISPLKKSFPNNQVPSQKFPRNSSGFNHKGWVEDSMGRNDSIYPFQERTRSFDGFSMHSLENSLIDIMRAEQDSLKGRYNFSHQGGDGPLPMNARSYGRRRGHSSLFPMEDERSFGEDESGDQGLPGLGSAHCFPHLNGERVERYSRKVFVGGLPPDIDEDEITASFRRFGHLFVDWPHKAESKSYFPPKGYAFLLFQDESSVQALIDACIQEDSKLYLCVSSPTIKDKPVQIRPWNLNDSDFVMDGSQPLDPRKTIFVGGVPRPLRAVELAMIMDRLYGGVCYAGIDTDPELKYPKGAGRVAFSNQQSYIAAISARFVQLQHGEIDKRVEVKPYVLDDQLCDECQGTRCGGKFAPFFCANVTCLQYYCEYCWAAIHSRAGREFHKPLVKEGGDRPRHISFRWN, via the exons ATGGGGGACTACGGGTTCGGAGTTCTGGTGAAGAACAGCAGTGGTAACAAATCTGCCTTCCCCTTGCGgatccctcctcacctccaacCCCAGCACCCACACCACCCCTCcaacccccccagccccccttCCTTCGTAAACAACACCTGCTCCACCAATGGGGGCAGCGCTTGGCTGTTCCCCGCCGTAGCCCCGCACAGTAACATGCAAGATGAGATTCTGGAGTCAGACAAGTCCAAGGCCTTGGACCTCCAGGACATGCAGGAGAAGTCTCAGGTCCAGCCCCAGGCCTTGTCTCCTGGCCAGCAGGAGGTCGGGGGAGGCCTAGGAGAGCTTGAGGGTTCACTCCCTGACGATGGTTCGCTGGAGAAGGGTTCTTTGGAGAGCAGCAGTGGCAAAGAGAAGCTGAGGATGGAGTCCCCAGTGCTTAGTGGGTTTGACTACCAGGACAGCCTGGGAATGGGTACGAGCATTGCACAGTCCACCTCCTCATCTTCGCTGACCAGCTTTAACAACTGGTCCCCTGCTGTCCCATCCAACCAGTCTCCAGTGGTCGGAGAAGATGTAGGAGGGTTCTTTGGCCCGACTGGCTCCAACGCCAACGGACCTCCCATGCTGTTCCAGAACTTCTCCCACCACGCAGGTCCTGGCTTTGGTGCGGGGGGGAGTTTCTCCCCACAGATCGGGCCAGTCTCTCAGCACCACGCACCCACACCTCACCCCCAACACTACCACCCCCACGGCCAGGGGGTCCCACAGCAGCACAGGCGCTCCCCAGCTAGCCCTCATCCACCGCAGCAGTCTTTCCCTCCGCACCCCCACCGCACCGGACCCTTCACCCAGCTCCCCCACCTCACTACTGCCCAGAATAAACCCCCCTCTCCTTGGGGAAGCTACCAGAGTCCCTCCACTCCCACATCCACCTCCTGGAGCCCTGGTGGGTATGGTAGCTGGGGAGGCACACAGGGGGTGCGAGAGTATCGGCGGGGGGTAGGTGGAGGTATGTCGGGCCTTAACTCCATCTCCCCGCTGAAGAAGTCCTTCCCTAACAACCAG GTTCCCTCTCAGAAGTTCCCCAGAAATAGTTCTGGCTTCAATCACAAGGGCTGGGTGGAGGACAGCATGGGCCGCAATGACAGCATCTACCCTTTCCAA GAGAGAACACGGTCTTTTGATGGTTTCAGTATGCACTCTCTGGAGAATTCACTGATTGACATTATGAGGGCTGAGCAGGATTCCTTGAAAG GACGTTACAACTTCTCTCACCAGGGTGGAGACGGGCCTCTACCTATGAATG CAAGAAGTTATGGCAGAAGACGAG GtcattcctctctgtttcccatGGAGGATGAGCGCTCTTTTGGAGAGGACGAGTCAGGTGACCAGGGGCTTCCTGGCCTCGGCTCAGCTCACTGTTTCCCCCACCTTAATGGTGAACGTGTGGAACGATATTCTCGTAAGGTGTTTGTAGGAGGTCTGCCCCCAGACATAGATGAAG atgAGATCACTGCAAGTTTCCGTCGGTTTGGTCATTTGTTTGTAGACTGGCCTCACAAGGCAGAGAGCAAGTCCTATTTCCCACCAAAAG GATATGCATTTTTGCTGTTCCAAGACGAGAGCTCTGTTCAGGCTCTGATTGATGCCTGCATTCAGGAGGATAGTAAACTGTACCTGTGTGTCTCTAGCCCCACCATCAAAGACAAGCCT GTCCAGATCCGACCCTGGAACCTAAATGACAGTGATTTTGTAATGGATGGCTCTCAGCCATTGGACCCGAGGAAGACCATCTTTGTAGGAGGTGTCCCTCGTCCCCTTCGTGCAG TGGAGCTTGCCATGATTATGGACCGTCTGTATGGGGGAGTGTGTTACGCTGGGATCGACACAGACCCTGAACTCAAGTATCCAAAAGGGGCGGGAAGAGTGGCCTTCTCCAATCAGCAAAGCTACATTGCAGCCATTAGTGCCCGAtttgttcagctgcagcacgGGGAGATTGATAAACGG GTGGAAGTGAAGCCATATGTCCTGGACGACCAGCTGTGTGACGAGTGCCAGGGCACCCGCTGTGGGGGGAAGTTTGCTCCTTTCTTCTGCGCCAACGTGACCTGTCTGCAGTACTACTGTGAGTACTGCTGGGCAGCCATCCACTCCCGGGCTGGCCGCGAGTTCCACAAGCCGCtggtgaaggagggaggggatcGGCCACGACACATCTCTTTCCGCTGGAACTGA
- the stc2a gene encoding stanniocalcin-2a produces MLVKLAVALLVLSVLEQVVGLDNTDIHDSLPEKPVSQKGRLSLQNTAEIQHCLVSAGDVGCGVFECFENNSCEIRGLQEICMTFLHNAGKFDSQGKSFIKDALKCMAHGLRHKFSCISRKCVSIKEMVFQLQRECYIKHNLCSAAKENVAVMVEMIHFQDLFPKGPYVELVNILLSCGEEVKEALTRSVRLQCEQNWGALCDSLSLCSSLAPSPAASPVEHHHRRPLPSHPEPEHPRPPRQGDKDKAGKAGFNAHPRNRSQGPRRQSPEAGVMADQQDPEASDIRR; encoded by the exons ATGTTGGTGAAACTGGCCGTGGCTCTGCTGGTTCTGTCAGTGTTGGAGCAAGTGGTGGGATTGGATAATACTGATATACACGACAGTCTCCCGGAGAAGCCTGTGAGCCAGAAAGGACGACTCTCCCTGCAGAACACAG CTGAGATCCAGCACTGCCTGGTGAGTGCAGGGGATGTCGGCTGTGGTGTGTTTGAGTGCTTTGAGAATAACTCCTGCGAGATACGAGGGCTACAGGAAATCTGCATGACGTTCCTGCACAACGCTGGCAAATTTGACTCTCAG gggAAGTCCTTCATCAAGGATGCTCTGAAGTGTATGGCCCACGGTCTACGGCACAAGTTCAGCTGTAtcagcaggaagtgtgtgtccATTAAGGAGATGGTGttccagctccagagagaatGCTACATCAAACACAACCTGTGCTCTGCCGCCAAGGAGAATGTGGCCGTCATGGTGGAGATGATCCACTTCCAAGATCTCTTCCCTAAAGG TCCATATGTGGAGCTGGTGAATATTCTCCTGAGCTGCGgcgaggaggtgaaggaggcaCTGACACGGAGCGTCCGGCTGCAGTGCGAGCAGAACTGGGGGGCTCTGTGCGACAGCCTGAGTCTGTGCTCCTCCCTCGCGCCGTCTCCCGCTGCCTCCCCCGTGGAGCACCACCACCGCCGCCCTCTGCCCTCCCACCCCGAGCCAGAGCACCCTCGGCCCCCGCGGCAAGGCGACAAAGACAAAGCCGGCAAGGCGGGCTTCAACGCTCACCCACGCAATCGCAGTCAGGGCCCACGCCGCCAGAGTCCAGAGGCTGGAGTGATGGCTGACCAGCAAGACCCCGAGGCCAGCGACATCCGGAGGTGA